A window of the Lolium perenne isolate Kyuss_39 chromosome 7, Kyuss_2.0, whole genome shotgun sequence genome harbors these coding sequences:
- the LOC127318572 gene encoding exocyst complex component EXO70B1, protein MDESTELEAAERVVMRWDSSPASTAAAGRDDEPMLFDGAGDRAEAERFLRAVDDIRRLAPPSPAAVGSPRRLSSGSGAAAASGLGGCSAVQVAMARLEDEFRHVLSSRALDLEIEALADLTSLSSISSDRSNSLSSVDLPAVDEDDPVAYRVGRRSSYRSLRSIREIDLLPDDAVADLRAIASRMAAAGYGRECAQVYASVRKPAVDASLRRLGVERLSIGDVQRLEWDALEAKIRRWIRAARAAVRGVFASERRLSFHIFHDLPIANVTAVTTAAATHDTPFVEAVKGAALQLFGFAEAISIGRRSPEKLFKIIDLHDALSDLLPDVSDIFAASKAAESIYVQAVEIRSRLADAVRGILSEFENAVLRDPPKTPVPGGTVHPLTRYVMNYSSLISDYRATLTELIVSRPSASARLAAEGSELAPSLADLDLPELENQSPLAAHIIWIILVLEHNLEGKASLYKDTALSHLFLMNNVHYIVHKVKDSPELWSMIGDDYLKLLTGKFTRAATNYQRSSWLKILNCLRDEGLHVTGGFSSGISKSALRDRFKSFNAAFEDAHRVQSGWSVPDTQLREELRISIAEKLLPAYRSFLGRFRHHIENGRHPELYIKHSAEDLENYVNDLFEGAPPTPHNRRRSHG, encoded by the coding sequence ATGGACGAATCCACCGAGCTGGAGGCGGCGGAGCGGGTGGTCATGCGCTGGGACTCCTCCCCGGCATCCACGGCGGCGGCCGGCCGGGACGACGAGCCGATGCTGTTCGACGGCGCGGGGGATCGGGCCGAGGCGGAGCGCTTCCTCCGCGCGGTGGACGACATCCGCCGCCTCGCGCCGCCGTCCCCCGCGGCCGTCGGGAGCCCGCGCCGGCTCTCCTCCgggtcgggggcggcggcggcgtccggTCTCGGCGGCTGCAGCGCCGTGCAGGTCGCCATGGCGCGGCTCGAGGACGAGTTCCGCCACGTGCTCTCCTCCCGCGCCTTGGACCTCGAGATCGAGGCGCTCGCGGACCTCACCTCGCTCTCCTCCATCTCCAGCGACCGCTCCAACTCGCTCTCCTCCGTCGACCTCCCCGCCGTCGACGAGGACGACCCCGTCGCCTACCGCGTCGGCCGCCGCAGCAGCTACCGCTCGCTGCGCAGCATCCGCGAGATCGACCTCCTCCCCGACGACGCCGTCGCCGACCTCCGCGCCATCGCCTCCCGGATGGCCGCCGCCGGCTACGGCCGCGAGTGCGCGCAGGTCTACGCCTCCGTCCGCAAGCCCGCCGTCGACGCCTCCCTCCGCCGCCTCGGCGTCGAGCGCCTCAGCATCGGCGACGTCCAGCGCCTCGAGTGGGACGCCCTCGAGGCCAAGATCCGCCGCTGGAtccgcgccgcccgcgccgccgtgcGCGGCGTCTTCGCCAGCGAACGACGCCTCTCCTTCCACATCTTCCACGACCTCCCAATCGCCAACGTCACCGCtgtcaccaccgccgccgccacgcacGACACCCCCTTCGTCGAGGCCGTCAAGGGCGCCGCGCTGCAGCTCTTCGGCTTCGCCGAGGCCATCAGCATCGGCCGCCGCTCCCCGGAGAAGCTCTTCAAGATCATCGACCTCCACGACGCGCTCTCCGACCTGCTCCCCGACGTCTCCGACATCTTCGCCGCCTCCAAGGCCGCCGAGTCCATATACGTGCAGGCCGTCGAGATCCGCTCGCGCCTCGCCGATGCCGTGCGAGGGATACTCTCCGAGTTCGAGAACGCGGTCCTCCGCGACCCGCCCAAGACCCCAGTTCCCGGCGGCACCGTCCACCCGCTCACTCGGTACGTCATGAACTACAGCAGCCTCATTTCCGACTACAGGGCCACGCTCACCGAGCTCATCGTGTCACGTCCGTCGGCTAGTGCGCGGCTTGCTGCTGAGGGCAGCGAGCTCGCTCCCTCCTTGGCCGACCTTGACCTCCCCGAGCTCGAGAACCAGTCGCCGCTTGCCGCGCATATAATCTGGATCATTCTTGTACTTGAACACAACCTCGAGGGCAAGGCGTCGCTCTACAAGGACACAGCTCTCTCCCATTTGTTCTTGATGAACAATGTGCACTACATTGTGCACAAGGTCAAGGACTCGCCAGAACTTTGGAGCATGATTGGTGATGATTACTTGAAGCTACTTACCGGAAAGTTCACAAGGGCTGCAACGAATTACCAGCGCTCGTCATGGCTCAAGATCCTCAACTGTCTGCGAGATGAGGGTCTTCATGTAACTGGTGGCTTCTCATCAGGAATATCCAAGTCAGCTCTGCGGGACCGATTCAAGTCCTTCAATGCTGCATTCGAGGATGCGCATAGGGTGCAATCTGGGTGGTCTGTGCCGGACACGCAGCTCAGGGAGGAGCTCAGGATCTCAATAGCAGAGAAGCTGTTGCCAGCATACCGCTCATTCCTTGGCAGGTTCCGGCATCATATAGAGAACGGGAGGCATCCAGAGTTGTACATCAAGCACTCAGCTGAGGACCTTGAGAATTACGTGAATGATTTGTTCGAAGGAGCTCCTCCTACCCCTCATAACAGGAGGAGATCTCATGGATGA